One window from the genome of Calliopsis andreniformis isolate RMS-2024a chromosome 12, iyCalAndr_principal, whole genome shotgun sequence encodes:
- the Opa1 gene encoding opa1 mitochondrial dynamin like GTPase isoform X5, whose protein sequence is MKQILCSKIGDNILLLSKTSRYSVSIINTRYLMSNKMSRVYRPLLSSPHVRYFGNPNRAYAMFIGRILRGALKVRYLLLGGAVGGGVTLQKKYEQWKEVLPDMKWLDDLLPNTEEWQNFRGMLMSVKNNMADKIEIDPRVKQFGEAKYREYREWFNQRLDDAIKAAEVDQNVPGVDVSSNKKSQERLNAMQEEVMQIQLKYQRELERLERENKELRKQMLLRGNQKLSNKKIKKSLIDMYSDVLDELSDYDSTYSTADHLPRVVVVGDQSSGKTSVLEMIAQARIFPRGGGEMMTRAPVKVTLSEGPYHIAQFKDSSREFDLTKESELAELRREVELRMKNSVKNGKTVSQDVIAMTVKGPGLQRMVLVDLPGIISTVTVDMAEDTRDAIRQMTQQYMSNPNAIILCIQDGSVDAERSNVTDLVAQMDPSGKRTIFVLTKVDLAEENLTNPERIRKILSGKLFPMKALGYFAVVTGRGKQDDSIQTIRDYEEKFFRNSKLFKNGLAMSGQVTTRNLSLAVAECFWKMVRETVEQQADAFKATRFNLETEWKNNFPRLRELDRDELFERARGEILDEIVNLSQVSPRHWEEVLMAKIWDKVSMHVFENIYLPAAQSGNPGTFNTTVDIKLRQWAEQQLPAKSVESGWESLQQEFHHFMNQARLSADHDDIFDNLKNAVVNEAMRRHSWEEKASEMLRILQLNTLEDRSVNDKRDWDQAIRFLETSVKEKLQATEQILRNMLGPGRKERWLYWQSQTEEQQKRAAVKNELDKILYSDKNHAPTLTQDELTTIRKNLQRNGLEMDNEFIRETWHPVYRRFFLQQSLARAYDCKKGYFLYHTGHEAEMECNDVVLFWRIQQMLKVTANALRQQIMNREARRLDKEIKEVLEDYSQDTEIKQKLLTGRRVTLAEELKRVRQIQEKLEEFIQALNKEK, encoded by the exons ATGAAACAAATTCTTTGTAGCAAAATAGG GGACAACATTTTATTGTTGTCAAAAACGTCTAGATACTCAGTATCTATAATTAATACAAGATATTTAATGTCAAACAAAATGAGTAGAGTATATCGTCCACTTTTGTCATCTCCACATGTACGTTACTTTGGAAATCCTAATCGTGCTTATGCCATGTTCATTGGAAGAATTTTAAGAGGAGCATTAAAAGTTCGTTATCTTCTATTGGGAGGTGCTGTTGGCGGAGGAGTAACATTACAGAAa AAATATGAACAATGGAAAGAAGTTTTGCCAGATATGAAGTGGTTGGATGATCTTCTTCCTAATACAGAAGAGTGGCAAAATTTTCGTGGAATGTTAATGTCAGTTAAAAATAACATGGCAGACAAAATCGAAATTG ATCCACGTGTAAAGCAGTTTGGTGAAGCTAAATATAGAGAATATAGGGAGTGGTTTAATCAGAGACTGGATGATGCTATCAAGGCAGCAGAAGTTGACCAGAATGTTCCAGGTGTGGATGTTTCTTCTAATA AAAAGTCACAAGAGAGATTAAATGCCATGCAAGAGGAAGTGAtgcaaatacaattgaaatatcaACGTGAACTTGAAAGATTAGAAAGAGAGAATAAAGAACTACGAAAACAAATGCTCTTACGTGGCAATCAAAAACTgagtaataaaaaaataaaa AAATCCTTAATCGATATGTACAGTGATGTTTTGGATgaacttagtgattatgatagtaCTTATTCTACCGCTGATCATTTACCAAGAGTAGTAGTTGTGGGTGATCAAAGCTCTGGTAAAACGTCTGTATTAGAAATGATCGCTCAAGCAAGAATATTTCCAAG AGGTGGTGGTGAAATGATGACAAGAGCACCAGTTAAAGTGACTTTAAGTGAAGGCCCTTATCATATAGCCCAGTTTAAAGACAGTTCTAGAGAATTTGATTTAACAAAAGAATCAGAATTAGCTGAACTCAGACGCGAAGTAGAATTACGCATGAAGAATAGTGTTAAGAATGGAAAGACAGTTAGTCAGGATGTAATTGCAATGACAGTAAAAGGACCAGGTCTTCAACGTATGGTTCTTGTTGATTTGCCTGGAATAATTAGT ACAGTTACAGTTGACATGGCAGAAGATACTCGAGATGCTATTCGACAAATGACTCAACAATACATGAGCAATCCTAATGCGATTATTCTTTGTATCCAAGATGGATCCGTGGACGCCGAAAGAAGTAATGTTACAGACCTTGTGGCTCAAATGGATCCTTCTGGCAAACGAACAATATTTGTTTTAACTAAA GTAGATTTAGCAGAGGAGAACTTGACCAATCCTGAACGCATTCGCAAAATATTATCTGGTAAACTATTTCCTATGAAAGCATTAGGCTATTTCGCTGTTGTTACTGGTCGCGGAAAACAGGATGACAGTATACAAACGATCAGAGATTATGAGGaaaaattttttagaaattcgaAACTTTTTAA GAATGGTCTAGCAATGTCTGGTCAAGTTACTACGAGAAATTTGAGCCTTGCAGTTGCCGAATGCTTTTGGAAAATGGTGAGAGAAACTGTAGAGCAACAGGCAGATGCATTTAAGGCAACTAGATTTAATCTTGAAACAGAATGGAAAAATAATTTCCCAAG ATTAAGAGAACTGGATAGAGATGAGCTTTTCGAGAGAGCAAGGGGCGAAATACTAGACGAAATCGTGAATTTATCTCAAGTTTCTCCAAGGCATTGGGAAGAAGTGTTAATGGCTAAAATTTGGGATAAAGTTAGCATGCATGTATTCGAGAACATCTATTTACCAGCTGCTCAAAGTGGAAATCCAG GTACATTTAATACAACTGTTGATATAAAACTGAGACAGTGGGCAGAACAACAGTTACCAGCTAAAAGTGTTGAGAGTGGCTGGGAATCATTACAACAAGAATTTCATCATTTCATGAACCAagcaagactgagtgctgatcacGATGATATTTTTGATAATTTAAAGAATGCAGTCGTTAACGAAGCAATGAGACGTCATTCTTGGGAGGAAAAA gcaTCTGAAATGTTACGTATTCTTCAACTTAATACTTTGGAAGATAGAAGTGTAAATGATAAAAGGGATTGGGATCAGGCAATACGTTTTTTAGAAACCTCTGTTAAGGAAAAATTACAAGCCACAGAGCAGATTCTACGAAATATGCTTGGCCCTGGAAGAAAAGAGAGATGGCTTTATTGGCAGAGTCAGACAGAGGAGCAACAAAAACGAGCAGCCGTGAAAAATGAGCTAGATAAGATTCTGTATTCAGACAAA AATCATGCTCCAACTCTCACACAAGATGAGCTCACAACAATCAGAAAGAATTTACAGAGGAATGGTTTAGAAATGGATAATGAATTTATTCGAGAAACATGGCATCCAGTTTACAGAAGATTCTTCTTACAACAGAGCTTAGCAAGAGCCTACGATTGTAAAAAAGGATATTTCCTGTACCATACTGGTCATGAAGCAGAA aTGGAATGTAACGACGTAGTCCTTTTTTGGAGAATTCAGCAGATGTTGAAGGTCACTGCCAATGCACTCCGACAGCAAATCATGAATCGTGAAGCTCGTAGATTGGACAAAGAGATAAAAGAAGTATTAGAAGACTATAGTCAAGATACTGAAATAAAGCAAAAGTTATTGACTGGCAGACGAGTTACGTTAGCTGAGGAACTTA AACGTGTTAGGCAAATTCAAGAAAAACTCGAGGAATTCATTCAGGCATTAAACAAAGAAAAATGA
- the Opa1 gene encoding opa1 mitochondrial dynamin like GTPase isoform X4, whose translation MKQILCSKIGDNILLLSKTSRYSVSIINTRYLMSNKMSRVYRPLLSSPHVRYFGNPNRAYAMFIGRILRGALKVRYLLLGGAVGGGVTLQKKYEQWKEVLPDMKWLDDLLPNTEEWQNFRGMLMSVKNNMADKIEIDPRVKQFGEAKYREYREWFNQRLDDAIKAAEVDQNVPETKGQLINNTVAFALPFVDDNIEEERKKAQKSQERLNAMQEEVMQIQLKYQRELERLERENKELRKQMLLRGNQKLSNKKIKKSLIDMYSDVLDELSDYDSTYSTADHLPRVVVVGDQSSGKTSVLEMIAQARIFPRGGGEMMTRAPVKVTLSEGPYHIAQFKDSSREFDLTKESELAELRREVELRMKNSVKNGKTVSQDVIAMTVKGPGLQRMVLVDLPGIISTVTVDMAEDTRDAIRQMTQQYMSNPNAIILCIQDGSVDAERSNVTDLVAQMDPSGKRTIFVLTKVDLAEENLTNPERIRKILSGKLFPMKALGYFAVVTGRGKQDDSIQTIRDYEEKFFRNSKLFKNGLAMSGQVTTRNLSLAVAECFWKMVRETVEQQADAFKATRFNLETEWKNNFPRLRELDRDELFERARGEILDEIVNLSQVSPRHWEEVLMAKIWDKVSMHVFENIYLPAAQSGNPGTFNTTVDIKLRQWAEQQLPAKSVESGWESLQQEFHHFMNQARLSADHDDIFDNLKNAVVNEAMRRHSWEEKASEMLRILQLNTLEDRSVNDKRDWDQAIRFLETSVKEKLQATEQILRNMLGPGRKERWLYWQSQTEEQQKRAAVKNELDKILYSDKNHAPTLTQDELTTIRKNLQRNGLEMDNEFIRETWHPVYRRFFLQQSLARAYDCKKGYFLYHTGHEAEMECNDVVLFWRIQQMLKVTANALRQQIMNREARRLDKEIKEVLEDYSQDTEIKQKLLTGRRVTLAEELKRVRQIQEKLEEFIQALNKEK comes from the exons ATGAAACAAATTCTTTGTAGCAAAATAGG GGACAACATTTTATTGTTGTCAAAAACGTCTAGATACTCAGTATCTATAATTAATACAAGATATTTAATGTCAAACAAAATGAGTAGAGTATATCGTCCACTTTTGTCATCTCCACATGTACGTTACTTTGGAAATCCTAATCGTGCTTATGCCATGTTCATTGGAAGAATTTTAAGAGGAGCATTAAAAGTTCGTTATCTTCTATTGGGAGGTGCTGTTGGCGGAGGAGTAACATTACAGAAa AAATATGAACAATGGAAAGAAGTTTTGCCAGATATGAAGTGGTTGGATGATCTTCTTCCTAATACAGAAGAGTGGCAAAATTTTCGTGGAATGTTAATGTCAGTTAAAAATAACATGGCAGACAAAATCGAAATTG ATCCACGTGTAAAGCAGTTTGGTGAAGCTAAATATAGAGAATATAGGGAGTGGTTTAATCAGAGACTGGATGATGCTATCAAGGCAGCAGAAGTTGACCAGAATGTTCCAG AAACAAAGGGTCAACTCATAAACAATACTGTAGCATTTGCTCTACCATTTGTTGATGACAATATTGAAGAGGAACGTAAGAAAGCTC AAAAGTCACAAGAGAGATTAAATGCCATGCAAGAGGAAGTGAtgcaaatacaattgaaatatcaACGTGAACTTGAAAGATTAGAAAGAGAGAATAAAGAACTACGAAAACAAATGCTCTTACGTGGCAATCAAAAACTgagtaataaaaaaataaaa AAATCCTTAATCGATATGTACAGTGATGTTTTGGATgaacttagtgattatgatagtaCTTATTCTACCGCTGATCATTTACCAAGAGTAGTAGTTGTGGGTGATCAAAGCTCTGGTAAAACGTCTGTATTAGAAATGATCGCTCAAGCAAGAATATTTCCAAG AGGTGGTGGTGAAATGATGACAAGAGCACCAGTTAAAGTGACTTTAAGTGAAGGCCCTTATCATATAGCCCAGTTTAAAGACAGTTCTAGAGAATTTGATTTAACAAAAGAATCAGAATTAGCTGAACTCAGACGCGAAGTAGAATTACGCATGAAGAATAGTGTTAAGAATGGAAAGACAGTTAGTCAGGATGTAATTGCAATGACAGTAAAAGGACCAGGTCTTCAACGTATGGTTCTTGTTGATTTGCCTGGAATAATTAGT ACAGTTACAGTTGACATGGCAGAAGATACTCGAGATGCTATTCGACAAATGACTCAACAATACATGAGCAATCCTAATGCGATTATTCTTTGTATCCAAGATGGATCCGTGGACGCCGAAAGAAGTAATGTTACAGACCTTGTGGCTCAAATGGATCCTTCTGGCAAACGAACAATATTTGTTTTAACTAAA GTAGATTTAGCAGAGGAGAACTTGACCAATCCTGAACGCATTCGCAAAATATTATCTGGTAAACTATTTCCTATGAAAGCATTAGGCTATTTCGCTGTTGTTACTGGTCGCGGAAAACAGGATGACAGTATACAAACGATCAGAGATTATGAGGaaaaattttttagaaattcgaAACTTTTTAA GAATGGTCTAGCAATGTCTGGTCAAGTTACTACGAGAAATTTGAGCCTTGCAGTTGCCGAATGCTTTTGGAAAATGGTGAGAGAAACTGTAGAGCAACAGGCAGATGCATTTAAGGCAACTAGATTTAATCTTGAAACAGAATGGAAAAATAATTTCCCAAG ATTAAGAGAACTGGATAGAGATGAGCTTTTCGAGAGAGCAAGGGGCGAAATACTAGACGAAATCGTGAATTTATCTCAAGTTTCTCCAAGGCATTGGGAAGAAGTGTTAATGGCTAAAATTTGGGATAAAGTTAGCATGCATGTATTCGAGAACATCTATTTACCAGCTGCTCAAAGTGGAAATCCAG GTACATTTAATACAACTGTTGATATAAAACTGAGACAGTGGGCAGAACAACAGTTACCAGCTAAAAGTGTTGAGAGTGGCTGGGAATCATTACAACAAGAATTTCATCATTTCATGAACCAagcaagactgagtgctgatcacGATGATATTTTTGATAATTTAAAGAATGCAGTCGTTAACGAAGCAATGAGACGTCATTCTTGGGAGGAAAAA gcaTCTGAAATGTTACGTATTCTTCAACTTAATACTTTGGAAGATAGAAGTGTAAATGATAAAAGGGATTGGGATCAGGCAATACGTTTTTTAGAAACCTCTGTTAAGGAAAAATTACAAGCCACAGAGCAGATTCTACGAAATATGCTTGGCCCTGGAAGAAAAGAGAGATGGCTTTATTGGCAGAGTCAGACAGAGGAGCAACAAAAACGAGCAGCCGTGAAAAATGAGCTAGATAAGATTCTGTATTCAGACAAA AATCATGCTCCAACTCTCACACAAGATGAGCTCACAACAATCAGAAAGAATTTACAGAGGAATGGTTTAGAAATGGATAATGAATTTATTCGAGAAACATGGCATCCAGTTTACAGAAGATTCTTCTTACAACAGAGCTTAGCAAGAGCCTACGATTGTAAAAAAGGATATTTCCTGTACCATACTGGTCATGAAGCAGAA aTGGAATGTAACGACGTAGTCCTTTTTTGGAGAATTCAGCAGATGTTGAAGGTCACTGCCAATGCACTCCGACAGCAAATCATGAATCGTGAAGCTCGTAGATTGGACAAAGAGATAAAAGAAGTATTAGAAGACTATAGTCAAGATACTGAAATAAAGCAAAAGTTATTGACTGGCAGACGAGTTACGTTAGCTGAGGAACTTA AACGTGTTAGGCAAATTCAAGAAAAACTCGAGGAATTCATTCAGGCATTAAACAAAGAAAAATGA